TACGCACTCCCCTAAGTCCGACGCACGACCCCACGGGATCTACGCCGTCCTGGCGTGCCCGTACCGCTACCTTGCTGCGTGATCCAGCCTCGCGAGAGACCGCTACCATCTCGACAGCACCGTTGTAGATCTCGGGAACTTCCATTTCAAACAGTCGTCGGAGGAAGTCCCTGTCGGCACGCGATACAACTAGCTCAGTGCCCCGCGCCGTGCGCTCGACTGACCTCAGCAGGACCTTGAATTTCTGACCCTGCCTGTAGCGCTCATTGGGCATCTGTTCAGACTGTGGAAGAATAGCCTCGCCCCTAACCATGTCTACGACGACATGCCTGGGCTCAATTCTCTGTACAGTGACTGAGAAGACCTCGCCCACCCTGTCAGTGAACTCCTGGAACACGAGGTCGCGCTCGGCCTCTCTCAGGCGTTGTACAACCACCTGCTTGGCAGTCTGCGCCGCGATTCGGCCGGCACTGTGCGGGATCTGCTGTGTCGAGATGACGTCGTCAACCTGGGCATCTGCCTTAATCTGGCGCGCCTCTTCGAGGGTGATCTCGGTCACCGGGTCTACTACTTCAGCGGCAACGGTCTTCAGAATGTTGACCGTTACATCACCAGAACCGGGGTCTAGCTTGACCGAAATGTTCTGCCCTGCGGCGATCGCGTCCTTTCGGTACGCTGAAGCCAACGCTGCCTCGATAGCAGATAGCACTATCTCGCGCGGCAGATTTCGCTCGGCGGCCAACTGGGTCAAGGCGACAAGGAAATCGCTCTTCATTACTCAGCCACCTCCACTTTCTGGCGGATTTAGGATTCCCGATTTAACAAAGAAAGTGGGCGATGCCCACTTCCGCAAGTCAACAAATTCAACGATGGATTTCATCGGGCATTATAACAGCAATACCCCTCACTAACAAGCAGACGAGGCAGCCGGTTGTAGTCTCAGGTCCAGCAGTTCCGGAGCGGATATTTGAACAGCATCCGGAAGGCAATCCTGCTGGGACTGCCGTATCCCAAGTGGTTGCAGACACCTCCGAGCCCACGTCTGTTCAGGCTCTTCCCTGAAGTACGGAATTCCTCACTCCGACATACATTTACCTTCCCTTAGCTTGGAGGGCCGACAATTCGCTATGTTACGATTGGTTTCGTTCTAATACTTGTTCAAGAACTGTCTCAACTGTGCGGCATCTCGCCTGCAGGAGGCTACTGGTGTCTTTTCGATCGAACTTACCGTACGCTGCTCCCCTGTCACTGACCATCTGTCTGTGGGTGGCGTTGGCATTCGTTCTAGCGGGATGCGCGACGGAGGGATCTAGGATTGTCTTCACGTCTGACCGAGACGGCAATCTGGAGATCTATTCCATCTCCTCCACTGGCGAGGATGAGAGGAACCTGACCCAGTCGAATCGCGACGAACACTCTCCCCTGTTGTCTCAGAACCGAAGCTTGATCGCCTTCCTCACCGGCACCAGCGAAAGGTCGGCGCTTGAAGTCATGCGGACCGACGGCTCTGAACGTATTCAGATCGCAAATGGCGAACTGTTATCCGACCATCGTTGGAGTCCGGCGGGCGAGCGAATCGCATTCCTCGGAAGACAGGGAGATCGCAAGAGAGTGATGGTGGGATACACCGATGGCTCGGGGAGCGGGCTTTTGACCTCGATAGAAGCAGATGAGGTCGGAGACTGGGCGCGGAACGGCGAATACGTTGCCTTTGCCCTTACGGAGTGGGATGGACAGGGAATCTACGTACGAAACCCCGACGGAGTCAATGAGCTGAGACTGTCGGACCAGCCCGACTACAGCCCTCGCTGGTCTCCATCCTCAAGGCAGATCGCCTTTCTGTCAACTAGGGACGGCAATCCAGAACTCTACATAATGGACGCCGACGGCACCAACGTGAGGCGACTTACCAACACTGAAGGCGCCGAGTACGACATCGCATGGTCACCCAGGGGAAGGCGAATTCTTTTCGTCTCTGAGCAGGATGGAAATCCTGAGATATACTCTGTAGCGAACGATGGAACAGACATGACACGGTTGACGTACAATACGGTCGTCGACAACCAGCCAGTGTGGGCGCCTTCGGGACAGTTGATAGCTTTCGTAAGCTATCTCGACGGTGACGCTGACATATTCGTCATGGACGCTGACGGTTCCAACCAGAAACGGCTGACCGACAATGACGCCGACGACACCAGCCCATCCTGGTGATCGGCCACATGCGTGCAGGCTGTCCTGATCTGTACGGCTTGCTATTATGAGTAAGTCAGTCTGACCATCTCCGGAGGAACCGAAATGTCCGAGCCAAGTGTCATAAGTGAGCGAGTTGGTGATGTCGGTGTCCTGACACTCAACAGGCCCGACAAGATGAACGCCATAGACCGCAGCATGATCGACGATTTTCATTGTGCCGTCGATCAGGCTCATGAAGACGGTGTTCGTACCCTTCTAGTAACTGGCGCGGGGCGAGGATTCTGTGCAGGAGCGGACCTGACCCCCGCTCCGGGACAGGGACACATACCTGGCACCGAAACGCTGGCGCAACGAGGGATGCCGCTCGGCTATCCTTCGCTGATGCTACAGCGGTTCCCAAGACCCACGATTGCCGCCGTGAATGGCGCTTCCGTTGGCGCCGGATTTGGCCTCGCACTCGCCTGTGATATTCGGATCGCAGCCGAGAGCGCCAGATTTTCGGCGATCTTCGCCAAGCGGGCGCTGTCGCCGGACTATGGCTGTACACAACTGCTGCCCATGGCGATCGGCATGTCGAAGGCGCTGGAGTTGATGTACTCTGGCGACATTATCGACGCTACGGAGGCAGAACGCATCGGTCTCGTGAGCGAGGTCGTGCCTGATGACGAGCTGCTGGAGCGAGCGATGGACTTGGCACAGAAGCTGGCCTCCGGCCCCTCTGTCGCGCACGGATTAACCAAGAAACTCGCCTACTCGTCCTACTCCCGCGATCTGCACGACCAGCTGTGGCATGAGGGCCTGGCCAGTCAGACAAGTGGTTCCACAGAGGACAGGGCTGAAGGCGTGCAGGCCTTCCTCGAAAGACGCGAGCCTGTTTTCAAGGGGCGGTAGTAGCTACTCCTCGTTAGACACCCCGAGTAGTCGAGCCACGGCGCCTCCCAGGATCAGGTCGCGCTCATCCTGCGTTAGGAAGTCGCGGTGGGTCCGAATCATGTCGACGTTCTGCCTGTAGGTCCAGAAGCGCATTACGATAGGCATGTCCGTTCCCCACATGAGGCGTTCCGCACCAATGCGGCTAACGCACTTCTCTATCGCATCGCTCACCTGGAGCATCGGGTAGTCCCATACCGCACCAAGCGCGATCGGGAATAGGAACTGAAGATGCAGGTTCGGGTGGTCGAACGGACGGAAGACATCGTCAGGAAGGTCTACTGACTCTTCAGTCATGAACGCCCGCCACTCAAGGCCGTGGGTCATGACTACCGGCACATCGGGATATCTCTCCATCCAACGAGTGAGAGTAGCCAGCTCCGCTGCATAGCTCTCGACTGCCGGGTCCCGGCGAGGCTTCAACGAGAAGAATACCGGAATGCCCAGTTTCGCTATTCCGTCCCAGAACTGGTGAAACTCTGGCGCGTCCCACGGGCCGCTGTAGTTGTACAGATCAAGCTGTGGAGGCAGGAACTGAAGACCGACCAGCCCACCGTCCTCTACGGCACTCGTGACACTCGCGAGTGAGTCTGCAGGGTCGGTGTTTGTCTTCCACTCTGGTGTGTGTGCCAAGCCAAGCAGCCTGTCGGGATACTGAGAAACGCAGTCCGCTATGAATTCGTTTCCGATGCCCAGGTAGGGCGTCCGGTGCAGAAGCGCCTTTGACACGCCAGCGTAGTCCATCTCGGCCACCAGCCGGTCTGCAGGGTAGCTCATGTCGGTGACGGACGGCGGGAAGTACTGCTTGAAGTAGCGCTCACCATCTGCCGTCCACTCGAATCTCCCGTTCGTGGCGGCGTGGAAGTCTGATGGCTTCAGCGCGTTCAGAGATTGCCAGTTGTCGGCATCGATAAGTGCCGACGCGTCGCCTGGGGCAAGGTCGCGTGCCCTCCATACTGGCTGATGATGGGTTGCCATTGCCTGCTGAAGATGCCGCCGGAAATCGTCAGGATCGTCGAATCCACCGTCCCCCGCGGTTGATGGGAAGCAGTAGGCGTGTCCGTCAAAGATCATTTCTCTCTCCCTCAGAACCCCGCGGTCTTGTCGCAAACATAGATGAAGGGCTCGTTTGCCAGGAATCTGCGCAGGTTCTCCCTGAAAATCTCCCTTCGACCCTCCCACATTTCAACCGTCAGCGCAGAGGAGTGAGGAGAGATAATCACGTTGTCGAGGTCCCACCACGGACTGTCCTCTGGCAGCGGCTCGACCTCGAAGGCATCGATACCCGCCCCGGCGATGCTCTTGTTGCTCAACACATCGAACAGGGCGTCCTCATCGACGATTCCCCCTCTTGAGATGATTATCAGGTGCGCGGTCGACTTCATCAACGCAAGTTGCTCCGCTCCAATCATGCCCTTCGAGTCCACCGTGTACGGCGCAGTCACCACGAACCAGTCAGACATTTGCAGCAGATCGTTCAGCCGGTCCAGTCCCCACACATCGCTGACCCCGGGAGGAGCCTGAAAAGGGTCCCTGTCAACGGCATAGACTTCCATGCCGAACCCCATCGCCCTTCTCGCGACGCCTGAGCCGATGTCACCGAGAGCAAGGATGCCCATCGTAGTGCCCTCCATCTCGATGAAGGATCGGTCGTACTTGGCTCCATCCCAGACGTGAGCCTTCTGATCGAGGACCATCTCGTTTGTGCGATGAGCAAATGCGAGGCACATGGAAATGACATGGTCTGCCATTGGCGCCGCATGAGGTCCTCTTGCGTTAGTGAGAACGACGTCACTATCGACGATCTCCGGGATTTCAGTCAGCTTATCGATGCCTGTGCCGGGGCAATGCAACCATCGAAGATGGTCGGCAGCGAGAAACACGTCCCGATTTGGCGCGCCCAGGTACGCGTCCGCGTCTTTGATCTCGCGGGCCTGATCTTCCTGCGACGTTGCAAACACGAACTCGACACTTGGGAACTCGCTTGTGAGACTGTCCTCGAATCCGTCACCAAAGAGGCTGGTTACAACTACCTTCATCTGAAACTCCCGTACTCACGTTGTGCCGTTTCCCAATTGTCCTACTGCAAATGCTCAACCACGCTAACACAATCTGCTGAGGGTGTCTGAGAACTATGTTTCCGAGAAATAACTTGCAATTTCATCTCTGGCGAATCTGGGGAACTCAGCTTGTTTTCCTGTTTTGAATAGCTTCACGTCCTGGTGTTTGTCAGTAGCACTACCGATAACTGCCGCAGGGATTCCCTCATCGTTAAGAGCTTCAACAATTGCTGTTGAATCTCCGGGGGCGACTGCAGCCAGGAGTGCCCCGGACGCGATCAGTCCCAGTGGGTCAAGGTTAAGTGCCTCGCAGATTGCGATACATTCGGGGAGCAACGGGATTGCTTCGAAATCGACTTCAATGCCTAGTCCGGAAGCGGCCGCCAGCTCGTACAGGCCACCCGACAGGCCACCCTCTGTGGGGTCATGCATGGCGTGGACCTCTCCAGCAGCAAGCGTTACCTGGGCATCGCGAACGACACTGATTCCTGGATCGGTAAGCCCATCGGCCGCTGCCTCAACGCTCTCCCGACTTACACCGGCCTCAAGGAGAGCGTCTGTCGCTTCTCTTGCAAGTATCGACGCACCCTCAATCGCAATCCCCTTGGTGAGTAGCAGAGCGTCGCCAGATCGGACGCCGAAACTGAAGACCGCCCGGTCCTTGCTGACTTCGCCCAGCATTGCCCCGACCGCAATCGGTCTGTCGAGTCGGTAGGTAATCTCCGTGTGCCCACCAACCAGCGCTATGCCAAGGTCTGAACATGCCTGATTGAGCTGCTGAAAGATCTCCGTGACTCTTGGCTCATTAGTGCCCTCAGGCAACAGCAGAGTGGCGAGCAGCCACTTCGGTGTGGCTCCCATTACAGCTATGTCATTGGCGTTCACATTTACCATGTACCATCCGATTAGGTCGGTAGCGAAGGTTATCGGATCCGTCTTGGCCACCAGGTACCGATCACCGAAGTCGATGAGCGCAGCATCTTCACCCGCCCGGGGTCCAAGGACTACACGGGGGTCGGTAATCTCTACTCGGGCCAGGAGTCGGCCAAGTACGTCTATGGGTAGTTTACCTGCCTGCACCTCTTCCTACCTTTCAAGTTGGAAATCTGAATCGCTGTGCTATTATACGACGGCCATGATTCAGGCCATCTTCTTCGACCTCTACGGTACCCTTGCAGGCTTTCAGCCTGATCGATTTCAGATACAGTCGCAGGCGTGCGCGCAGTTCGGGATTGAAGTCACTCCCGACGGAATTCTCAGGGGGTACGCGCTCGCTGACGCATTCATGTCTGATCAGAACGCCGTTCAACCCGTGCGCACGTTGAGTCCCGGTGAGAGGAATGAGTTCTTCGCAGAATACGAGCGCCGCGTGCTGAGGGGGTGCGGCGTCGACGTGTCGGTCCGGCAGGCAGCAGAGGTCTGGACGGCGGTCAGAGAGATCCCTTACGAAATGGCGAGATTCGATGACGTTCTACCGGCCATGGACTTACTGAAGCAGCAGGGATTTACGCTCGGCCTCATCTCCAACATGAATGCGCCTGGAAACCAGCTAGCAGAAGACATGGGACTGACCCCCTACCTCGATCTTGTTGTTACATCCGGCGAAGTGGGAATGGAAAAACCCCATCCGCAAATCTTCCATGAGGCGTTGCGGAGAGCGAGCGTCTCGGCTGGCGATGCGGCCCATATTGGTGACCAGCTTTCCTCAGACATCGACGGCGCCAGAAACGTTGGAATCCACCCGGTCCTCCTCGACCGCGACCGCAATCACACAGGTTTCAGCGAGTGTCCGAGAATCGAGACGCTAATGGAGCTTCCCATGCTAATGGGTGGGCTGTAGGCGATACTCAGTTGGCCGCCGGACTCAGGATCTGGCGCATCATCTCCTGGTTGAACTCTGCAAGTTCCTTGACGAGTTCCATCAGCGACTCCTCCCAGCTCTCACTGAGCATGCCGAGATCAAGACGAATCTGGGTGTTGCCAATCTCAGCAGCGCTGGACAGCCGACGACGAAGCGCATTTCGTGCGCCTCCTACCTCGTGCTTCATCCTGAGCACGATCCGTTCGCTCTCCCTGGTAATGGACTCTATCCCGGCCTTCTTGCCGGCAATTCGCAGCTTCGCAGAATAGAGTAGCGCCTGTGCCTGCCACGGCAGTGGCCCGAACCTGTCCCTCAGCTCGTCTTCTATGGCGTCGATGGCAGCCGGATCGTCGAGCGCAATGATCCGCTGGTAGAGCCCCATCCTGGTTCGGAGGTCGGTCACGTAATCCGAGGGAAGGCTTGCAGGGATGCCAATGTCCAGACCAACTCCGGGATCAGGCTGTAGAGCCTCTGAGACGGTGTCATCGGCGCCCTCCCTGACTGCGTCGGCCATCTCTTCCGGACCCATTCCCGATAGCTCGCCCGCCTCGCGCCTGGCACGAAGGTCTTCAACTGCCTGCGAGAGCATCCGGGTGTAGAGCTCGAACCCGACGGCGTGGATGTGCCCGCTCTGCTCTGCGCCGAGAATGTTCCCTGCCCCTCGAATCTCAAGGTCCTTCATCGCGATCCTGAATCCGGCCCCGAGTTCAGTTGCTGCAAGCATCGCCTTGAGGCGACGTTCAGCGGTCTCGTTGAGTGCCTGAGAACGCGGAATCAGCAGGTAGGCGTATGCGCGACGACTACTCCGCCCCACCCTTCCCCTGATCTGGTAAAGCTGTGCAAGTCCGAACGCGTCAGCCCTGTTGACTATCAGCGTGTTCACATTGGGTATATCCAGGCCCGACTCGATTATCGTCGTGCACACGAGAACGTCCGACTCGCCATCGGCAAACGATCCCATTGCCTTCTCAAGTTCACCCTCAGCCATCTGCCCATGCGCAATACCGACCCGAGCCTCAGGAACAATTCTCCGAATGTAGTCAGCGATGTAGGCGATGTTGTAGACGCGATTGTGAAGGAAGTACACCTGTCCCTGGCGGTCCAACTCACGCAGGATTGCCTCACGAATCAGTTCGTCGCTGAACTCCGACACGTACGTCTTGATCGGCAGCCGCTCTTCAGGCGGCGTCTCGATTGTGCTCATGTCACGTACGCCGGCCAGGGACATGTGCAGCGTCCGTGGAATCGGAGTTGCCGTGAGCGTTAGGACGTCGACCTCCTGCCGCATCTGCTTGAGCCTCTCCTTGTGACCGACGCCAAAACGCTGTTCCTCGTCGACGATTACCAGGCCAAGGTCTTTGAACCTGACATCCTTCTGAATCAGGCGGTGAGTTCCGATGCAGATATCGATGTTGCCCGAAGCAAGCCGCTCAACAATGTCGCGCTGCTCTCCCTTGGTGCGGAACCGGCTCAGTACGTCAACGGTGACAGGGTACGGGCTAAGCCGCTGTGCGAACGTTACGTAGTGCTGCTGGGCCAGCACGGTCGTGGGAACGAGCACACCCACCTGCTTGCCTTCCATTACCGCCTTGAACGCTGCTCTCAGGGCGATTTCGGTCTTTCCGTAACCAACGTCACCGCACACCAGACGGTCCATCGGACGCGACTTCTCCATGTCCGACTTGACCTCTGCCAGTGTCGCGAGCTGGTCAGGCGTCTCCTCAAACGGGAACGACTCCTCAAGCTCCTGCTGCCACGTGGAGTCCGGGCTGAAACTCAGCCCATTGACCATCTCCCTGGCAGCGTAGAGAGCAATGAGTTCGGCGGCCATCTGACGTGTCGATCTCTCTGCCCTCGACTTTGCCCTCTTCCACTCCTGGGTACCGAGCCTCGTGAGATGAGGAGGCGAATCGCTTGGAGCAACATAGGGAGCGACACGATCGAGATGCTCCAGCGGCACGTAGAGCCTGTCCCGATTGGCGTACTCGAGCATCATGTACTCTGGCCCGTCTTCGGCGCTGCTCGATGGCCTTCCCACACCGGTAAACCTGCCAACTCCGTGCTCGACGTGCACGACATAGTCGCCGGGGGAGATTTCCGACAGGAACGCGTCCCAGTTCGCCCTGTTGCGCCTCACAGTGCGGCGCTGCTTGG
This region of Dehalococcoidia bacterium genomic DNA includes:
- a CDS encoding AIR synthase family protein encodes the protein MQAGKLPIDVLGRLLARVEITDPRVVLGPRAGEDAALIDFGDRYLVAKTDPITFATDLIGWYMVNVNANDIAVMGATPKWLLATLLLPEGTNEPRVTEIFQQLNQACSDLGIALVGGHTEITYRLDRPIAVGAMLGEVSKDRAVFSFGVRSGDALLLTKGIAIEGASILAREATDALLEAGVSRESVEAAADGLTDPGISVVRDAQVTLAAGEVHAMHDPTEGGLSGGLYELAAASGLGIEVDFEAIPLLPECIAICEALNLDPLGLIASGALLAAVAPGDSTAIVEALNDEGIPAAVIGSATDKHQDVKLFKTGKQAEFPRFARDEIASYFSET
- the mfd gene encoding transcription-repair coupling factor; this translates as MVTTTAERHEGEVRIDSEDSTNLNLHRLTPILRSAPQYRSLLESLGSSASRSRAQVLSDSVPFLVSALLEDLDLPTVIVVPRPEEARRLHERLSAWVREPQRVHQFPETETLPFERLYTDIDTVQQRLCALDALLASSEPHAVVVASATSVAQRTLDRRAFEGSSHSLSVGDLVDLDDVLEGWRRMGYRFESAVYGPGFVSRRGGIIDIFPVGADYPVRIELWGDEIESIRRFDPSSQRSTDMVDSLRIIPAHETLPAMVEREDLDRQMSRIEVSNCTPVHQERIREEFSQLLDGHEVDDLNMYAGFFNHGSLADYIPEDALVIQIRPEDLASAAWDNEERIHELRDSKERRGELPMNFPSFHMEWNEIRPDLSQQATQLEIQYWGAGDLVHDDIHTLPFGSPPTFIGRIESFVEDADNLISDGARTLAITSHSRRLEEILSQYSVRSELTASLESPPSPGNLTLVQSSGPNFGDGFVLTVPDGRLVVLGDTEIFGVTKQRRTVRRNRANWDAFLSEISPGDYVVHVEHGVGRFTGVGRPSSSAEDGPEYMMLEYANRDRLYVPLEHLDRVAPYVAPSDSPPHLTRLGTQEWKRAKSRAERSTRQMAAELIALYAAREMVNGLSFSPDSTWQQELEESFPFEETPDQLATLAEVKSDMEKSRPMDRLVCGDVGYGKTEIALRAAFKAVMEGKQVGVLVPTTVLAQQHYVTFAQRLSPYPVTVDVLSRFRTKGEQRDIVERLASGNIDICIGTHRLIQKDVRFKDLGLVIVDEEQRFGVGHKERLKQMRQEVDVLTLTATPIPRTLHMSLAGVRDMSTIETPPEERLPIKTYVSEFSDELIREAILRELDRQGQVYFLHNRVYNIAYIADYIRRIVPEARVGIAHGQMAEGELEKAMGSFADGESDVLVCTTIIESGLDIPNVNTLIVNRADAFGLAQLYQIRGRVGRSSRRAYAYLLIPRSQALNETAERRLKAMLAATELGAGFRIAMKDLEIRGAGNILGAEQSGHIHAVGFELYTRMLSQAVEDLRARREAGELSGMGPEEMADAVREGADDTVSEALQPDPGVGLDIGIPASLPSDYVTDLRTRMGLYQRIIALDDPAAIDAIEDELRDRFGPLPWQAQALLYSAKLRIAGKKAGIESITRESERIVLRMKHEVGGARNALRRRLSSAAEIGNTQIRLDLGMLSESWEESLMELVKELAEFNQEMMRQILSPAAN
- a CDS encoding D-2-hydroxyacid dehydrogenase encodes the protein MKVVVTSLFGDGFEDSLTSEFPSVEFVFATSQEDQAREIKDADAYLGAPNRDVFLAADHLRWLHCPGTGIDKLTEIPEIVDSDVVLTNARGPHAAPMADHVISMCLAFAHRTNEMVLDQKAHVWDGAKYDRSFIEMEGTTMGILALGDIGSGVARRAMGFGMEVYAVDRDPFQAPPGVSDVWGLDRLNDLLQMSDWFVVTAPYTVDSKGMIGAEQLALMKSTAHLIIISRGGIVDEDALFDVLSNKSIAGAGIDAFEVEPLPEDSPWWDLDNVIISPHSSALTVEMWEGRREIFRENLRRFLANEPFIYVCDKTAGF
- a CDS encoding amidohydrolase; its protein translation is MIFDGHAYCFPSTAGDGGFDDPDDFRRHLQQAMATHHQPVWRARDLAPGDASALIDADNWQSLNALKPSDFHAATNGRFEWTADGERYFKQYFPPSVTDMSYPADRLVAEMDYAGVSKALLHRTPYLGIGNEFIADCVSQYPDRLLGLAHTPEWKTNTDPADSLASVTSAVEDGGLVGLQFLPPQLDLYNYSGPWDAPEFHQFWDGIAKLGIPVFFSLKPRRDPAVESYAAELATLTRWMERYPDVPVVMTHGLEWRAFMTEESVDLPDDVFRPFDHPNLHLQFLFPIALGAVWDYPMLQVSDAIEKCVSRIGAERLMWGTDMPIVMRFWTYRQNVDMIRTHRDFLTQDERDLILGGAVARLLGVSNEE
- a CDS encoding enoyl-CoA hydratase/isomerase family protein, translated to MSEPSVISERVGDVGVLTLNRPDKMNAIDRSMIDDFHCAVDQAHEDGVRTLLVTGAGRGFCAGADLTPAPGQGHIPGTETLAQRGMPLGYPSLMLQRFPRPTIAAVNGASVGAGFGLALACDIRIAAESARFSAIFAKRALSPDYGCTQLLPMAIGMSKALELMYSGDIIDATEAERIGLVSEVVPDDELLERAMDLAQKLASGPSVAHGLTKKLAYSSYSRDLHDQLWHEGLASQTSGSTEDRAEGVQAFLERREPVFKGR
- a CDS encoding HAD-IA family hydrolase; the encoded protein is MIQAIFFDLYGTLAGFQPDRFQIQSQACAQFGIEVTPDGILRGYALADAFMSDQNAVQPVRTLSPGERNEFFAEYERRVLRGCGVDVSVRQAAEVWTAVREIPYEMARFDDVLPAMDLLKQQGFTLGLISNMNAPGNQLAEDMGLTPYLDLVVTSGEVGMEKPHPQIFHEALRRASVSAGDAAHIGDQLSSDIDGARNVGIHPVLLDRDRNHTGFSECPRIETLMELPMLMGGL
- a CDS encoding PD40 domain-containing protein, encoding MSFRSNLPYAAPLSLTICLWVALAFVLAGCATEGSRIVFTSDRDGNLEIYSISSTGEDERNLTQSNRDEHSPLLSQNRSLIAFLTGTSERSALEVMRTDGSERIQIANGELLSDHRWSPAGERIAFLGRQGDRKRVMVGYTDGSGSGLLTSIEADEVGDWARNGEYVAFALTEWDGQGIYVRNPDGVNELRLSDQPDYSPRWSPSSRQIAFLSTRDGNPELYIMDADGTNVRRLTNTEGAEYDIAWSPRGRRILFVSEQDGNPEIYSVANDGTDMTRLTYNTVVDNQPVWAPSGQLIAFVSYLDGDADIFVMDADGSNQKRLTDNDADDTSPSW